In Diaphorobacter ruginosibacter, the genomic stretch CTGCCGCAGGCCTTCCGCCTCACCGTGCCGCCGCTGATCTCGCAGACGCTCAACCTCTGGAAGGGCACCTCGATCGCCACGGTGATCGGCGCGGCCGAGATGATGTATCAGGCCGGCCAGGTCGAGAGCCAGTCGTTCCGCAGCTTCGAGGCCTTCGCGTTCGTCAGCGTGGCCTACCTCGGGGTGTCGCTCATCATCACCGGCATCGCCAACTGGTTCCAGCACCGCTGGCCCGTGCGCACCATGTGACGCGCGCGCCAACGCCAACGGAGAACACGAACCCATGCTGGAACTCATCCAACAATACTGGCTGTACTTCCTGGTCGGCCAATACCCCAAGGGCCCGCTCGGCGGGCTGGCGCTCACGCTGATCCTGGCGGTGATGGGCCTGATCCTGTCGATGCCGCTCGGCCTCGCTTTCGGCCTGATGCGCGTGTCGCCCTACCGCTGGCTGCGCCTGCCGGTGACGGCGTTCGTCTACGTGGTGCGCGGCATGCCGCTGCTGATGGTGGTGTTCTGGGCCTATTTCTTCCTGCCCAGCGTGACGGGCGTGAAGACCGACCAGTTCTGGACCATGCTGATCGCGCTGGTGGTGTTCGATGCGGCCTACCTCGCGGAGATCGTGCGCGCCGGCATCAACGGCCTGCCCCGGGGGCAGATGGAGTGCGCGCGCTCGCTGGGCCTGTCCTACATGAAGGCGATGCGCACCGTGATCCTGCCGCAGGCGCTGCGCAATTCGCTGCCCTCGCTGGTGAACCAGTTCATCTCCACGATCAAGGAGACGTCGCTGGGCTACATCATCGGCCTGGCCGAGGTCACCTTCATCGCCACGCAGATCAACTCGCTGGTCTTCACCAAGCCGGCGGAAGTCTTCGGCATTTTGGGCCTGACCTACTTCGTGCTGTGCTTCGGCCTGTCGCGGGTGGCCCAGTGGATCGAGAAACGGCTGGAGCGAAAAGGCCTCGGCAATCGCATCGCCCCCAAGGTTGCAGCATGATTGAATTGAAGAACGTGAACAAGTGGTATGGCGAATACCACGCGCTGGTCGATGTAAACGAAACCATCGGGACCGGCGAGGTGGTCGTGGTCTGCGGCCCCTCGGGCTCGGGCAAGTCCACGCTGATCCGCACCATCAACCGGCTGGAGGAGATCCAGGGCGGCAACATCGTCCTCGACGGCCAGGACATCCACGATCCCAGGCTCGACGTGAACGTGCTGCGCGCGGGCATCGGCTTCGTGTTCCAGCAGTTCAACCTGTTTCCCCACCTGACGGTGCTGGAGAACTGCACGCTTGCGGCGATCCAGCTCGGCAAGCTGTCGGCGGCCGAGGCCCGGGAGCGCGCCATGTCGCTGCTTGAGCGCGTGGGCCTTGCGCACAAGGCGGCGGCCATTCCCAGCCAGCTCTCCGGAGGGCAGCAGCAGCGCGTGGCGATCGCGCGCGCGCTCACGCTGAAGCCGCCGCTCATGCTGCTCGATGAGCCCACCAGCGCGCTCGATCCGGAAATGGTGGGCGAGGTGCTTCTCGTGATGCGCGACCTGGCACGCGACGGCATGACCATGGTCTGCGTGACCCACGAAATGGGTTTTGCCCGCGAGGTGGCCGATCGCGTGATCTTCATGGACCAGGGCGCGGTGCTGGAGCGTGCCACGCCCCAGGATTTCTTCAATCGTCCGCAGCACCCACGCACGCAGAAGTTCCTGTCGGACATCCGCTCGCCGTTCGAGAAGACGTCATAGCGCGGAATGCCAGGGCGCGCTCCGGTCGCGCGCCAGGGCAGTACCCGAGCAAAGGCGCATCGTCGCCGAACCTGAGACAATTGCGCCCCGATTCGCTCCGTTCGGCACTCCCCCCTCCCTATCCGTCGGCAGGCATGCGCTTGCCGGCGATGACGTGCGCGCCTCGTCGGTACGTCCGTGGTGCGTCCTATTTGCACGCCTGGATGGGAGGAGCGCGCCCGTGGCGCCGTCGCTCACAGCCAGTCCAAGGACCCCATTGCATGAACAATAACAACAGCACCGCCCTGCCGCAGGGCACCCACGCCGACGCGCCTGCCCGAGGCGCAGTCACAGAGGTCGACGCCTATAGCTGGAAGGCCCTGCTCGGCTCGGCCGTCGGCTACGCGATGGATGGCTTCGACCTGCTGATCCTGGGCTTCATGCTCCAGGCCATCTCGGCGGACCTGCACCTCACCCCCGGCCAGGCCGGCTCGCTGGTCACCTGGACCCTGGTGGGCGCGGTGTTCGGCGGCATTGTGTTCGGCGCCCTGAGCGACCGCTACGGCCGCATCCGCGTGCTGACCTGGACCATCATGCTGTTCGCGGTCTTCACCGGCCTGTGCGCCTTCGCGCAGGGCTACTGGGACCTGCTGGCCTACCGCACCATCGCGGGCATCGGCCTGGGCGGCGAGTTCGGCATCGGCATGGCGCTGGCCGCCGAGGCCTGGCCCGCACGCCACCGCGCGCGCGTGTCGTCCTATGTGGGACTGGGCTGGCAGGTGGGCGTGCTCGCCGCGGCGCTGCTCACGCCGCTGCTGCTGCCGCAGATCGGCTGGCGCGGCATGTTCCTCGTGGGTGTGATCCCCGCCGTCGTCGCATGGGTGATCCGCAACCGCCTGCACGAGCCCGAAGTCTTCGTTCGCAAGGCCAGCGCTGCGCGCGGCGGGGCGGGCAGGGCCAATGCATTCCGCCTGCTGGTGAAGGACAAGGCCACGGCCAAGATCAGCGCCGGCATCGTCGTGCTGTGTTCGGTGCAGAACTTCGGCTACTACGGCATCATGATCTGGATGCCCAGCTTCCTCTCCAAGCAGCTCGGCTTCAACCTCACCAAGTCGTCGCTGTGGACGGCGGTCACCATCCTCGGGATGATGGCCGGTATCTACATCTTCGGCCATCTCGCCGACCGCATCGGCCGCAAGCCCAGCTTCCTGCTGTTCCAGGCTGGATCGGTGGTGATGGTGCTGCTCTACGCCAATCTCACCGACCCCACCCAGATGCTCTGGGCCGGCGCCGTGCTGGGCCTGTTCGTGAACGGCATGCTCGGCGGCTATGGCGCGCTGATGTCGGAGGCCTATCCCACCGAGGCACGGGCCACCGCGCAGAACGTGCTTTTCAACATCGGCCGGGGCATCGGCGGCTTCGGCCCGGTGGTGGTGGGCGCACTGGTGACCGCCTATTCCTTCCAGGTGGCCGTGGCGGCACTGGCCGCGATCTACGTGCTGGACATGGTGGCCACGGCGTTCCTGGTGCCCGAGCTCAAGGGCAAGGAGCTGGATTAACCGGAGAACCGGGCGCGAACAAGCAAGCCGGCAGCCTGTGGATAAGCCTGTTGGGAAGCTTGGGGCGAGTTGTTGGCTGACTGTGGGGCAGGTGTGGGGAAATTGCGAGGGACTGGCCGCATTGCGCCTTCCCGCCCTCTCTCACGCGAACCGCTGAACCACAAACTCCTTGAGGCGCTCGGCCGCCCGTGACAGCGGGTGGTGGCGGTGCCAGATCACGTTCAGGTGGGTGCGCAGGCGGGTGTCCGCAAGCGGCTTGAGCGCGGGCAGCCCTTGCAGGCCCAGGGTGGAAAAGCGCTCCGGCGTGAACGCGATGCCCAGGCCCTTCTGGGCCATCAGCAGCATGGGCAGCGTTTCCACGCCGGTGTAGATCACCTCGGGCGAGAAACCAGCCTCGTGGCAGCTGCGCATCAGCATGTCGGTGATGCCGGTACCGAGCAGCGAGTTGTGCAGCATGAAGCGCTCGTTGCGCAGGTCCTCGATGTGGATCGGCTGGTCGCTGGCGTGCAGCGGATGGTCGGGGGGCAGGGCGACGCGCAGGGGCTCGTCCATCACCACGCGGTTCTCGAATTCGGGTGCGATGTACTGGCTGCGACAGATGATCAGGTCCAGGTTGCGCTCGCGCAGGCGCTGCAGCATGTAGCCGGTTTCGCCCTCGTGGACGTGGGCGGTCACGTTCAACTGCTGCTCGGCGATGTGCTGCATCACGCTGGGCATGATGAACAGGCTGGCCGCCGTGGCGCAGCCGATGCGCACGGTGCCGCGCGCGCCGTGCTCGGCCTCGCGCAGCTCGCGGCGCATCGCCTGCAGGCTGGCCTGCAGCGCCTTGGCGCGCAGGTAGAACAGTTCGCCAACGGCGGTGGGCGCCAGGCGGTGGCCGCTGCGGTCGAACAGGGTCACGCCCAGTTCGTCCTCCAGCTTGCGCAGCAGGATGCTGAGCGGTGGCTGCGTCATGTGCAGGCGCGCGGCGGCTGCGGAGACGCTGCCTTGCTCATACACGGCGATGAAGCATTTCAGGCGATGCTCGTCCATATAGTTTCTGTATAAAACCTAGTCTGAATATATATTAGACAGTACAAATATGCCTGTCTACACTGCGTCGCGTCCTGCGCCTGGAAACGGCAGCCACACCCTTTGGAGACACGCATGCAACAACGACACAACCGCCGCCGGGTCTTGCGCCTGGCCCTGACCTCCTGCCTGCTGCCCGCCCTGGGCATGACCACGGCGCTGAACGGCGCGATGGCGCAGTCGCTCGACTGGCCGCGCAAGTCGATCAAGGTGGTGGTGCCCTATCCGCCGGGCGGCACGGCTGACATCATGGGCCGCCTCGTGGCGCTCAAGCTGGGCAAGGCGTTTCCGAAGATCAGCGTGTATGTGGAAAACGTCTCCGGAGGCGCGACGGTGCCCGGCGCGCTCAGCGTGATGCGCGATGCACCCGACGGCCACACGCTGCTGCTCGCGAGCGACAACACGCTCAACATCAACCACTGGCTGCTGAAGAATCCGCGCTACGACGGCGACAAGGACTTCACGCCGGTCACCGTGCTCAACACCTACCCCCACTGGCTGATCGTGAACGCGAACGGCCCCTACAAGACCTTCGACGACCTGGTGAAGGCCATGCGCGCCAAGCCCGGCAAGCTGTCGATCAGCGTGAACACGGTGGGCGGGGCCGCCTACCTGGCGCTGGACAGCTGGCGCCGCGAGAACGGGCTCGATTTCGAGATCGTTCCCTACCGTGGCTCGGCGCCCGCCGTGACCGACCTGATCGGCGGCGTGATCGACGGGCATGTGGACGTGGTCGGTTCCTCGATCGCCCATGCCCGCAGCGGCCGCGTGGCGCCTCTCGTGATCATGCGCAGCAAGGGCGTGAAGGAATTCCCGAACGCCATCACGCAGAACGAAAGCGATCCGAAGGCGCTGACCGTGCAGTCGAACCAGTCGGTGGTGGTGCGCAGCGGCACGCCGCAGGCCATCGTGGACAGGCTCTACGAGATCCTGAAGACATCGTCTGCCGAGGAGGACTACCTCAAGACGATCGACACCCTGAGCATCGAGTCCGTGCTGACGGAGCCTGCCAAGGCCAAGGCATTCCTGCTCCAGGAGACCCGGCGCTATGGCGTCCTGGTGGAGAAGTCCGGGCTTGAAAAGCAGTAAGTGCGCGTTCGCCTTCCGTCCAGTTTGCCTGCACCTCTCGCACTTCCCGCTCCGCCCAGCCAATCCCTGTCAGACGATCCAAGAGAAAGCCCGCGCCAGATGAAATTCGTCGTTGCACTGATCCGCCACGAAACCAATACCTTCTCGCCGGTGCCCACCGTGCTGGGTGACTTCCGCCGGGGAACGGGGCCGGGCGGGCCTGCCTATGGCGAGGCGGCGGCCAAGGCCTGCGCCGGCACCAACAGCGCCGCGGCGGCCTACATGGACATGGCGCGCGAGATGGGTGCCGAGGTGGAATTCGCGATCTGCGCCAACGCGGTGCCCAGCGGCGTGGTCACGCGCGATGCATTCGAGCATATCTGCGACACCGTGGTTGCCAGTGTGTCCGGCGGCTGCGACGCGGTCCTGCTGGATCTGCACGGCGCCATGGTGGCCGACGGCTTCCCCGACGCAGAAGGCGAGCTGCTGCGCCGCGTGCGCGCGGCCGTGGGGGCCGACGTGCCGGTGGGCGTGGCCCTCGACTTCCACGCCAACTTCAGCCGCGAGCTGATTGCGCATGCCAGCGCCATCGCGGGCTACTGCACCTATCCGCACATCGACGTGTACGAGACCGGCGCACGCGTGGGGCGCAGCATCCGCGCGCTGCTCGAGCGGCGCAGCGAGCCGGTGATCCTGTGGCGGCGCCTGCCCATGCTCACGCACATGTTGCGCCAGACGCCCGCGATGCAGCCGATGAAGGACATCATGGACCGCGCAATGCAGGCAGAGCGGGACGGACTGGTGCGCAATGCATCGGTGTTCGGCGGCTTTCCGCTGTCGGACATCCCGTATGCAGGGCTGTCCATCGTCATCGTCGCCGACAGGGACAAGATGCCGGCCGCGCAGGCGCTGCTGGACGAGCTGTGCGACCTGGCATGGTCGCGCCGCGCCGATTTCGTGTTTCCCACCGAACCCGTGGCCGAGTCCATCGCCCATGCGAAAAGCCTGCCGGAAGGCCCCGTCATCCTGGTCGACCATGGCGACAACGCGGGCGCCGGCGGCACCACCGACATCATGGACGTGCTGGAGGAAGTGCTGCGCCAGGGGCTGGAGGACGTGGTCGCCGGCCCGTTCTGCGATCCGGCCTGCGTGGCCGAGCTGTTCGAGAAGCGCATCGGCGACGAGGTGACGGTGGACGTGGGCGGCAAGATCGACATGCCCGCGCTCCAGCTCACCGGCAAGCCGCTGCGGCTGACGGGGGTGATCGAGAAGCTCACCGACGGCAACTACACCATCACCGGGCCGATGTTCACCGGCATGACGCTGAGCCTGGGCCGCACCGTGGTGCTGCGCATCGGCGAGTCGGTACGCGTGTTCATCTCCGAGCGCCCGCAGGAGCCCTACGACATCGGCCTGTTCACCCACGCGGGCATCGATCCCGCCCAGGTGAAATACGTGCTGATCAAGTCGCGCCAGCATTTCCGCGCGGGCTTCGGCCCCTTCGCGCGCCACGTCGTGCTGGTGAGCGGGCCGGGCGTCTGCAGCTCGGACTACGGGCTGTTCCCGTTCGAGCACCTGTCGCGCCCGATCTATCCACTGGACCAGGAGACCACCGCAACCGACGGCGACGGATTGGTGCAGGCGGCGCGGTAAAGTACGCGCCCAAGCCGGATGCGGCCTGCCCGGGGCAAGCATGTGACGCATGCGCACATGGGAGGCCGATGCATCCGAATGCCAGACGCAAGAGGATGACCCGTGCCGTCCACTCATTTGACGATCGGCGCTGTTGCGCGCCGCGCAGGCGTGACCGTGCGCACCCTGCACCACTATGACAGCATCGGCCTGGTGTGCCCCGGCGCCCGCAGCGAATCGGGATACCGCCTGTACAGCGCGGAGGACATCCAGCGCCTGCACGCCGTGCAGTCGCTCAAGCAGTTGGGGCTGAGCCTCGACGCGATTGCCGCCACGCTGTCGGGCCGAGGCGTCACGCCCCGGCAACTCCTGGCCGGCCAGATCGCCGAAGCGGCTCGTGTGCAGGAGCAGGCGAGGGCGCTCAGGGAGAAGCTGCAGTTCCTTGAGCAGGCCGTCTCGGACAAGGCGGCCTCGCCGGACGACCTGCTCGAAGGCATCCGCCTCCTGGAAACCCATCAGCGCTACCTGTCCGGCGGCGGCTCCCGCCAGTTGCTCGCGCGCTGGCGCCGCGCCTGCAAGCAATGGCAGCCCATCGCCGACGCACTGGAGCGCTGCCGTGCCCAGGCCGAGCCGGTCGACACGGCACAGGTGCAGCTGCTCGCGCAGCGGTGGATGAACGTGGCCATGCAGGTGTTCCAGGGCCGGCTGGCGGTCATCCTCGAGTGGGCGCGAATGCACCGCGAAGCGCCCGAAGCGGCGCTCCACGCAGGGCTGGCGCCCGCGCTCATCGGCTATCTGGAGCAGGCCGTCGCACTGCGGCTGGCCGCATTGCAGCGCCACCTGACGCCGCAAGAACTGAACCGCCTGGACGGCACCACCGCCCCCGCATGGGAGGCATTCGCCGCCAGGGGAGAACAACTGCTGGCGCGCGGCGTGCCGCCCCACGCCAAGGCTGCGCGTGCGCTTCTGGGGGAATACCGGGAACTTGCCGCCCGCACGGTCCGCCACGACCCGGCGCTGGCCGCCCGGCTCGCGCAGGCCCATGCCAGCGAGCCTCTCCTGGCGCAAGGGCACTTCGTGACGCCGGCTCTCAGAAAATATCTCGACGCCGTGCCTGCTTGACCCTCACGTTGCGTCATGCCTGAACGTACTCCCTCTGTCCAACCCACTCAGAAGGAGTACCGACTTGATGAACCCTCCAGCAGCGCCCACCAACCCGCTTGCCACCGGGTGCCCCAGCCCTTCCGCCCTGCGCGTAGCCACGGCACGCGCCGCGCACCAGATCCTCGAGGACGATCGGCTCTTCCAAGACCCTTACGCGATCGCGTCATTGGGCAGCGCCACCGCCGCATCGCTTCTGCGCGACCCGCTGGCGCACAACGACATCGCGTCACGCTCCCTGCGCGCGGGCATCATCGCCCGCCAGCGCTTCGCCGAAGACAGGCTGCTGCGCGCCATTGCCATGGGCACGGAGCAATATGCCATCGTCGGCGCAGGCCTGGATACCTGGGCCCTGCGCATGGCACACACGCTACCCGCCGTCACCGCCTTTGAACTCGACCAGCCGCCGATGCAGGAATGGAAGACGCGCCTGTACGCCGGGAATGGATGGACGACGCCCCGGAATCTGCGACACGTCGGCACCGACCTGCGCGAGACGACAGTCATGGTCAGCCTGGCCACCCCAGGCGGTGCCGACCTCTCCCGCCCAATCAGCCTGTCGATGCTGGGCCTGCTCGTCTACTTCGACAACGCCGCCGTCGAACGCCAGATCGATGCACTCCGCCAACTGCCTGCAGGCTCGACCATCACGCTCGACTACCGGCTGGACGAAGCGCAGCTGAACCCCATCGAGCGGCTCATGATGCAGTACACCGCCAGCATGATGGCCGCAGGCGGCGAGCCATGGCGCTCTTCCTGTACGCCTCAGCATATGAACGAGCTGCTCACAGGCGCAGGCTTTGAGGTGGAGGAGGACCTGGGGCCCGCGGAGCTGAATGCGCGTTATTTTGCGGGGCGGAGGGACGGGCTGCAGATTGCGGGTGGGGGATTTCGGTATTTGAGTGCGGTTAGGGAGGTGGGGAGGTGACTGAACTGATGATGCGCACTGCCTCTGCGATTGCGTTGAGGGAGAAGCGCGCAGGTCTGCTTCAGGCTGGCACCGGAAATTCACCAATGGCTGCTTTGCGATCTTGAGCATTGGCACCGGCATGTCCAGTGAGATGTAGATGGAAACGCCCACGTTGCCTTGGCACAGGTGACGAGAGCAGGCACCTCCTATTGGGCCTCAGGTTTGAGGCTCAGAGGTGTCTAGAAAACCCGGGGCGATTCAAGCCCCCTTCATTGCAAGAAAGAAGCTCATGCTGGTGCTTTTCCTTTTTTCGTCTTAATGCTGTTTTCCGATTGGTTGATTGATGGAATACCCGGGATCATTCTTGCATGCACATGCTGACATCTTGAAAACACTGCTGCATGGTTGGCAGTTTCATGTTCAATTCAATTTTTGATAGATATTCAGATCAATGGTCTCAATGTGATTCTCTAATCACGATGCCGATCATGCAAGATAAATTGAAACACCGGGCCCGACGTAACTTCTTAGAATTCTCCACGGGTTCGCTTGATGTGTTCCGCTACCGACAGGGGTATGTAGAACTCTCGGCTTTTGGGAAGGTGTTTCCAATGGAAAATATTCAAGAATTTGCCAAGCAGGTTTTCTTGTCTCAACCATTCAGCCGGTACATAGGCGCTGAATTGGTCGCTTCATCGGAGGATGGGGTGGAAATTGCCCTCGTCCTCCAAGAGCACCACAAACAGCAACATGGCTTTGCCCATGGAGGCGTTGTGAGCTACCTTGCGGACAACGCTATTACCTTTGCCGGAGGGATCGCCCTGGGTGGCAATGCTCTGACTGCGGAATTCAAGATCAACTATGTTCGTCCGGCCATTGGCGCACGGCTGATTGCCTGTGCTCAGGCACGCAACGCAGGAAAACGCATGGCCGTCTGCCAGTGTGAGGTCTACGTTACCGATGGGCAAGCACGAAAATTATGTGCCATAGCCCAAGGCACGGTGGTTCTGGCGATGTGAACCGTGGCCTTCGCCAGACAAGGATCGTAGATACTGGGCTTGGAATGTTCGCCCAGTAGGTGGGCATCGGTGGTGTGCGCCATGCTCGCAAATTCTTTGACTTGCACTCCGTTAGCAAAAGCCAGTTGGCCGAGATCAGGTGCCGAGCAGTATTGATTCGATCTACAGTCGACGGGCAACTATCGGTATACAGCAGCTGGGTCGAAAACCAGATCCGGCCCATCGCCGTGGGCCGAAACAACTGACTGTTCGCCGGAAGCCTGCGCGGACCCGCCTGCCTACACACAAAGCCAGCCGGATTGAGGAACTGCTGCCGCATCATTGGAGGCTTGTCGCTGCTGCTTGGGCCATGGCAGAGTGTCACATCCCGTTGTCTAGATGGGAGGGCTGGAAACTTACCACCTACCGCTGCCAGATCGGCGTCGATCTCAACATCAGTTACCGTACTTTGCTCTTGTGGCAAAGAGCCATAACAGGCCAAACGTACTTGTGGATGATCTGCGCGCTACTGCCTGCCGACAACAAGCCTTGCGGCCAAGCATTTGACGCAGTTTTACGCGTCGACGATCAAGCGCTCGTGCCGCTTCCGAACTTTGCCGCAGTTGTCTTGCAGAAATTTGGGTGCACTGGCAGATGCATAGAACACTAAGCTCACGCTGCTTGCAACTACTGCTGAAACAGAACGCCAGCCATACCTGACAAATAGCGCAGAGCTGGGCATCGGCCCATCATCAAACCAATGGTCCCGTTTATTGACGTAGAAAAGCATGTCGGTGTGGGCCCTCACCTCTGACTGGTAGCGTCCAGCCAAGACCTCCAACTGTGCCAAGACAAGTTGCCCTGCATCCTCAGGCAGCAAATCAATCACAGACCTCGACGTGTAGTCATGAGAAATAGGCTGCCGAATCGCCTTTTGACGTGCCTGCTTGACCTCGTCATGTCTGCGGCGTCCTTCGTCCATGATTTCTTTGATCTCGAACGCAGCATCTTGATAGATCACGTCCGGCGGGTCCTGCGGGCTGCAAAACACCTGAGCGTCATCTACACCGATATGCAGGTTGGTCAGGAAATCGACTGCGGTATGCCATTCGCGCCAGGGCTTGAACTGCCTCGAGAACAAATCATCACCCAATTCCTCGACCGGTGGGTCTGGAGTGAAAGGCTGAGTAGGTGCTGGAGGCTTTTGTACTTTGGAGCGGGCCATGGCAGAGGTTTACGAAAGACGGCCGTCAACCCTGTAAGGCTGATGACCATAGGCAATGTAGTTGAATGTAAAAGGTGAGAAACTCAACCCTTAAAAATCAACCGTTAACAGACAGCCTGCAACCTAACAGTGGGAAAACAGGAAGCAATAGCTGAGAAATTTCTCCCGTCCACCTTAGCGGCTGCTTGTGCACAAGTGCAAAGAACTGCCGCCGCCCATGACTAGAGTCGCGGAATCTGAGGATAACGTCGGGTTTATGGTGCATCAAACCACGACACGAGCGTGAAGGCATACCTTGAAGCCGACGTCCGTCTAAGGATTGAAGGCTCAGACGCGACTCCAGATGTCGCTTTACGACCCACTGCTGTCATCCACACATCGAACCCAGATGTCTGCTATGCAGCGGTTTGCTGACTGTCACCAATCAAGCCCAAACGGATACTATCGGCGAAAGCGAGCTGCAGGCGCTTTTCCGCGGCTACGTCGAAGCCAAGCAACCCCAGAGTGTGTTGGACTACGACGACCTGCTGCTGTTCTGGGCGGAGATGGTCACCGAGCCGGTGCTGGCAGAAGAACTGGCCAACCGCTTTGAACCATGTGCTGGATGACGAGTACCAGGATACCAACCAGCTGCAGGTGGCTATTCTGTTGGGCATGAAGCCCGGCGGTGCCGGCGTCACTGTGCAGTCGATCTATGCCTTCCGCGGTGCCACGGTGCGCAACATCCTGGACTTCCCTAGCTAGTTCGGCGCAATCCGCCAAGAGCGCCAAGGCAGTGGAAACGCCCCAAGCGGTCAGTTCGAACAAGCGGAACAAGTTGGACCGGTCGGAAAGATGGCCCGCACCAACTCAGCACCGATTCTCCATTCAGATACAAGACCACATCCCGCTCATCCTGAATTGCAAAATCGCTGTTGTAAATCTGCGCAAACATGATCTTTGCCTGTGGCGAACCGATCCTTGCCGGGAAGTTGCTCCGCGCCGTCAGAATCTAACCGATCAAGGGTGTCAACAGACCGGCAGCGGCGGACGAGACGTTCTCTAGACCATCACCCCCCACACCGCACACCGCACACAACCGAAGGCGGTTCATGGTTCCAACCGACTACACCGCCTATGTGTTAGCGAGAGCACCGATGTTGTGCACGTACTGCTTGTATCTATCATGGGTCAATCTGTTTATCTTCTCACCCAAGATCACGCTGACTCGTTCAGGTGGCAACTTGGCCCATTCGTCTACCTCGTTGAGCATCGAATGCATTACAGAGTCATCTAAGTATTGACCCAGCTGGAGGCCAGCCGTAGTGGGCAAGAGGACTGAGAAAGCCTGCCGAACGTCTGCAGCCTTCGGAGCGAGAGCGACGAAATTCAGTATGAATTCAGGACGCATGATGTACGGGACACCCCCCTGGTCCTGCACGAGCTCACCCGTCATTGAAAGAATGCGAGTCTCTTTAGTTAACCACCAAGTTCGGAATCCGAATCCATCATAGATCCCAACCTCGTTATTCTTGCTGCGCTGCGCATATGTCGCGTACACCATCAGCGCATCATTCCTAGACAGTTCTACGTGTTTGTACAAGCCTCGTTCATTTCCCAATCGCTCTGCTAACGCTTCAACCTTCTGGGCTGGTACGGTCTTTTCCAGCTCTTCGGTTGACATATATTTCATGCCGAACCTCTGTACCAGGACCCCACGCAACGCAGTCCTGGCGAGTCCAGATTTTCCACGAAGACCATCTGGGTCAGTCATATTGTTGACGTAGGCGCGCCAATTTTTCGGCCCCGCACTGGATCTGCTCGCGTGCAGATACGCTCTTATCAAAATTCGATTGCATTCCGCAATCTCTGCCGCTTGCAAATATGGCTCCTGCTTTGCATAGTTATTCTGAAATTCCAGATCTACAGCATGCAAGTGAGTAAAAACCTCCTGAAGCACTGGCTCAGTCAGAATCAAATCAGCACCTAATTGTTTGCACACAAGCAGCAGGTTTGTAACCTGCATGAATTCTTTCTCGACATACTGCTCAGAGAGGGACTTTATAAGTAGATCGGTTCCAACCAGCAGTCTGAAGTTTCCTCCCATCTTATTAAGATATTCCAGCAACTTCGGGGCTGACTGCATCGTAACTAACAAACAAGATGTTCTCGATAAATAGGCCAAATACTCCTTTTCCGGCGCAGTCGTTCTGTAAAAAATGCCGCGAAGCATACCAATACACGTCCCGAAAAGATTCGGCGTTATACGGC encodes the following:
- a CDS encoding MerR family transcriptional regulator; translation: MPSTHLTIGAVARRAGVTVRTLHHYDSIGLVCPGARSESGYRLYSAEDIQRLHAVQSLKQLGLSLDAIAATLSGRGVTPRQLLAGQIAEAARVQEQARALREKLQFLEQAVSDKAASPDDLLEGIRLLETHQRYLSGGGSRQLLARWRRACKQWQPIADALERCRAQAEPVDTAQVQLLAQRWMNVAMQVFQGRLAVILEWARMHREAPEAALHAGLAPALIGYLEQAVALRLAALQRHLTPQELNRLDGTTAPAWEAFAARGEQLLARGVPPHAKAARALLGEYRELAARTVRHDPALAARLAQAHASEPLLAQGHFVTPALRKYLDAVPA
- a CDS encoding DUF1780 domain-containing protein, translating into MARSKVQKPPAPTQPFTPDPPVEELGDDLFSRQFKPWREWHTAVDFLTNLHIGVDDAQVFCSPQDPPDVIYQDAAFEIKEIMDEGRRRHDEVKQARQKAIRQPISHDYTSRSVIDLLPEDAGQLVLAQLEVLAGRYQSEVRAHTDMLFYVNKRDHWFDDGPMPSSALFVRYGWRSVSAVVASSVSLVFYASASAPKFLQDNCGKVRKRHERLIVDA
- a CDS encoding class I SAM-dependent methyltransferase; the encoded protein is MNPPAAPTNPLATGCPSPSALRVATARAAHQILEDDRLFQDPYAIASLGSATAASLLRDPLAHNDIASRSLRAGIIARQRFAEDRLLRAIAMGTEQYAIVGAGLDTWALRMAHTLPAVTAFELDQPPMQEWKTRLYAGNGWTTPRNLRHVGTDLRETTVMVSLATPGGADLSRPISLSMLGLLVYFDNAAVERQIDALRQLPAGSTITLDYRLDEAQLNPIERLMMQYTASMMAAGGEPWRSSCTPQHMNELLTGAGFEVEEDLGPAELNARYFAGRRDGLQIAGGGFRYLSAVREVGR
- a CDS encoding PaaI family thioesterase, with translation MVGSFMFNSIFDRYSDQWSQCDSLITMPIMQDKLKHRARRNFLEFSTGSLDVFRYRQGYVELSAFGKVFPMENIQEFAKQVFLSQPFSRYIGAELVASSEDGVEIALVLQEHHKQQHGFAHGGVVSYLADNAITFAGGIALGGNALTAEFKINYVRPAIGARLIACAQARNAGKRMAVCQCEVYVTDGQARKLCAIAQGTVVLAM